In Allorhizobium pseudoryzae, the genomic window AGACACCGGTGATCGTCGAGCCGGATGCCGATCTGGACGCCGTGGCAAACAGCCTGCTGGCCGCCAAGACCGCCCATTGCGGCCAGGTCTGCACCTCCGTCGAGCGGCTTTACGTGCATGCCTCCGTGCACGATGCGCTGCTGGACAAGTTGAAGACCGGTTTTGCCGCCCGCGGTTTCGGTGACCGGGCGACGGATGCGGGCCTGATGGGGCCGCTGGCCTCGGATACGACTCGCCGGCGTGTGCATGCCATGGTGGAACACGCAGTTCAGGACGGGGCGGTTCTGGAGACCGGCGGCACGCTGCCGGAGGGGCAGGGTTTCTTCTACCCGCCGACGTTGCTCTCGCACTGCCGGCAGGACATGCAGATCATCCGCGAGGAGATCTTTGGGCCGGTCCTCCCGGTGATCCCCTACAGCGATTTCGACGAGGCATTGCGGCTGGCCAATGACAGCCCCTTCGGCCTCGCCTCCGTTCTGTATTCCAACGACTACGGAAAGGTGATGCGCGCGGCAAACAGCATCGAGGCCGGCGAACTCTATATCAACCGATTTCCGGCCGATCCCTATCAGGGCTACCACGCCGGCTGGAAACGCTCCGGCCTCGGTGGCGACGATGGCAAGCACGGCATGCTGGAATTCACCCAGACCCGTCTCGTGATCCTGAAGCACTGAGGAGGAGAGATCGATGAAGCTTGCGTCTTTGACCACCCATGTGGTTGCCGTTCCGCCCCCGCATATCGGCGGCATGTACTGGATCTTCGTGGAACTGGAAACCGCCTGCGGCATTCGCGGACTGGGCGAAATCTATGCGACCGCCTTTGATCCGAACGCGCTGGTGCCGCTGATCGAGGATGTCTTTGAGCGGTATCTGGAGGGCCATGACCCGCACCGGATCGAGCGCTTCTGGCGCGCCGCCTATTCGAGCGGGTTCACACAGCGGCCGGACCCGACGATGATGGGAATCGTTTCCGGGCTGGAGATCGCCTGCTGGGATATAATCGGCAAGGCGGCGGGGCGGCCGGTGGCCGACCTTCTGGGCGGCACCGTGCATGAGCGCCTGCGCGCCTACACCTATCTCTATCCGAAAAATGCCAGCGGCGACTACGACTACAACGATCCGGACCTTGCCGCCGAAGAAGCCGTGCGCATGGTGGAACTTGGATTCACCGCCGTGAAGTTCGATCCCGCCGGCCCCTACACGCAGTATAGCGGCCATCATCTGTCGCTCGGCGTGATGGAGCGCTGCGAGACCTTCTGCCGCAAGATCCGTGACGCGATCGGCGCCCGGGCCGATATCCTGTTCGGGACGCATGGGCAAATGGTTCCGGCCTCCGCCATCCGGCTCGCCAAGCGGCTGGAGAAATACGATCCGCTGTGGTTCGAGGAGCCGGTGCCGCCCGGCCAGGAGGCGGCGATGGCGACGGTTGCCCGCGCCACATCCATTCCGGTTTCCACCGGCGAACGGCTAACGACGAAATACGAATTCCAGCGCGTGCTGCAGGAAGGGGCTGCCTCCATTCTGCAGATGAATGTCGCGCGCGTCGGCGGCCTGCTGGAGGCAAAGAAGATCGCCGGAATGGCGGAGTGCTTTTATGCCGAGATCGCGCCGCATCTCTACAACGGGCCGGTAGGGGCTGCGGCCAGCATTCAGCTTGCCGCCGCCACGCCGAATTTCCTCATCCATGAGGCGATCATGGATTTCTCCGGCTTCCATGCCGCAGTGCTGAAGACCAAGCTGGTTGTGGAAGACGGCTACCTGATCCCGTCTCGCGAGCCAGGCATCGGCGTGGAACTGAACCACGACGTGGTCGCTGCCCATACACCCTATACAGGCAAGCGGCTTCATTTGCAGATGGCGCCGGACCACGCCGATGTGAAGCGGTTTTCTCCGGCCAAGGGATGACACCGCGATGGAGGTCGATTTCATCGTGGTCGGTGCCGGTTCCGCCGGCTGCATCCTCGCCAGCCGGCTGTCGGAGAGCGGGCGATATTCGGTTCTGCTGCTGGAGGCAGGCAGCAAGGGCAACTCGGTCTGGCTCAAAATCCCGGTTGGCTATGCGAAGAGCTATTACAATCCGGCAGTCAACTGGATGCACTGGAGCGCGCCGCAGCCGGAACTGAACGACCGGCGCCTCTACGTGCCGCGCGGCAAGGTGGTTGGCGGGTCCGGCGCCATCAATGCCATGGTCTATGTGCGCGGCGACCGCGCTGACTTTGACGACTGGAGGGCCGCCGGAAATCCCGGCTGGGGGTTCGACGACGTGCTGCCGACGTTCCGCAGGCTTGAGACGCACGCCCATGGCGACACCGAATGGCACGGTGGCAAGGGACCGATCCACATCACGCCGATGCGCGACGGCATCCACCCGATCAGCCGCGCCTTCCTGCGCGCCGGCGCGGAACTGGGCTTTCAGCAAAACCTCGATTTCAACGGCGAAACGCTGGAAGGGGTTGGGGTCTACGACATCAATACCCGCAACGGATTCCGCTCGCATTCGGGTGTGGAGTACCTGACGCCGGCGCTAAAGCGCCAGAACCTCACCCTGGAAACCGGGGCGCTGGCTGAGCGACTGCTGTTCGACGAGACGGGGCGGGTGACCGGCGTGGAGGTGTCCCAGCACGGTCGCCTGCGGCAGTTGCATGCGCGGCGAGAGGTGATCCTCTCCGCCGGCGCCGTACAATCGCCGCTTCTGCTGCAGCGCTCGGGGCTGGCGGATGGCGCGCTTCTGCAGGAGCATGGTCTTGCCGTAAAACGACACCTGCCGGCGGTGGGGAAAAACCTGCAGGACCATCTCTGCGCCAGCGTCTATTATCGCGCGCGGCGCCCGACGCTGAACGGCCTCTTCGGCTCACTCACCGGCAAGGCCTGGTGCGGACTGCAGTATCTTGCCACCCGCAAGGGTCCCTTCGCCATGAGCGTCAACCAGGCCGGCGGTTTTCTGACAGGCAGGCCGGAGGCGGAGCGGGCCAACCTGCAGATCTATTTCAACCCCCTCTCCTATCGCATCCCGAGCGATCCGAGGGTCGGACTGCTGCCGGAGCCCTATCCCGGCTTCCTGATGGCTTTCAGTGCCTGCCGCCCGGCAAGCCGCGGCGAAATCCGGCTTACATCCCCCGGTGCAACCGCCGAACCGCTCATCCAGCCGAACTATCTGACGGCAGACCGGGACATCGCAGAGGTGCTGGAGGGAATGCGGCTAATCCGCCGTTTGGCAGGGGCCACGGCACTTTCCGATTGGGTGACGGAGGAGGTGTCGCCCTCGCCCGCCGTGGCGGATGACGCAGGGCTTCTCGATTATTTCCGCGACAATTGCGGTTCGATCTATCATCTCTGCGGCACCTGCGCGATGGGACCGGACGCGGTGAGCGCCGTGGTGGATCACCGGCTGCGGGTACATGGCGTGCCGGACCTGCGGATCGCGGATGCCTCGATCTTCCCCAACATCACCGCCGGCAACATCAACGCACCGACCATGATGGTGGCGGAAAAGGCCGCTGACCTCATTCTTCAGGATGCAAAAGCCTGAAACGACGAAAGTCGGACACGAGGGCCCGGCTTTTCAAAGTTCATCCAGCGACGGCAAGTCAGGCCGGCAGAACCGCATGGTTGAGATGCGTCAGGTCCGCCAGCATGTGCTCGAGCTTGGTGCGGTGCTCGTCCGTCGGCGCATCCGAAATGTCCTGGCGCAGGGCATCGATGCGCTGCTGCAGGAGATCGCGGTTGGCTTCGTCCTGCGGCACGGCAGATTCGGCAAGCAGCGTGCAGCCGGTCGGCAGAATGTCTGCGAAACCGCCGAACACGACGTATTTCTTGGTGCCGCCCGATGCGAGCTTCACCGTCACCACGCCGGGCTTGATGGTCGTCATCGTCGGCGCATGTTTCGCCATCACGGTCATTTCACCGAGCGTCGCCGGGATCACGACTTCCGTCACCTTTTCCGACAGGAGAAGGCGCTCGGGCGAAACCAGTTCAAAATCGAAAGAGTCGGCCATGACGGTCCACTTCTTTGGGCGTTATGCGGAAAGGAGCGGCGCCAGCCCTAGGGCAGGCGCCAATCCGTTGATTTTTAAGCGGCGGCCAGCTTCTTGGCCTTTTCGATCGCTTCTTCGATCGAACCAACCATGTAGAAGGCGGCTTCCGGCAGATGGTCGTAGTCGCCGTTGACGAGGCCCTTGAAGCCCTTGATCGTGTCTTCGAGCGAAACCAGCTTGCCCGGCGAACCGGTGAAGATTTCAGCAACGTGGAACGGCTGAGACAGGAAGCGCTCGATCTTGCGGGCGCGGGCAACCGTCTGCTTGTCCTCTTCCGACAGTTCGTCCATGCCGAGGATGGCGATGATGTCCTGGAGAGACTTGTAGCGCTGCAGCGTCGACTGCACCTTACGAGCCACTTCGTAATGCTCTTCGCCGATGATCATCGGGTCGAGCATGCGCGACGTGGAGTCGAGCGGGTCAACGGCCGGGTAGATGCCCTTTTCGGCGATCGAACGGGACAGAACGGTCGTTGCGTCCAGGTGGGCGAACGAGGTGGCCGGAGCCGGGTCGGTCAAGTCGTCGGCGGGAACGTAGATCGCCTGAACCGAGGTGATCGAGCCCTTGTGGGTGGTGGTGATGCGTTCCTGCAGGGCGCCCATGTCGGTCGCAAGCGTCGGCTGATAACCAACGGCCGACGGGATACGGCCGAGCAGAGCCGACACTTCGGAACCGGCCTGCGTGAAGCGGAAGATGTTATCGACGAAGAACAGAACGTCCTGGCCCTTGTCGCGGAAGTCTTCAGCGATCGTCAGACCCGTCAGAGCGACGCGAGCGCGCGCACCCGGCGGTTCGTTCATCTGGCCATAGACGAGGGCGCACTTCGAACCAGCGGCAGAACCGTTGTTTTCATGTGGATCGACGTTGACCTTGGACTCGATCATTTCGTGGTAGAGGTCGTTGCCCTCCCGGGTACGCTCACCGACGCCGGCGAAGACGGAGTAACCGCCGTGGGCCTTCGCCACGTTGTTGATCAGTTCCATGATGAGAACGGTCTTGCCGACGCCGGCGCCGCCGAACAGGCCGATCTTGCCGCCCTTGGCGTACGGAGCCAAGAGGTCGACGACCTTGATGCCGGTGACCAGGATCTCGGCTTCCGTCGACTGCTCGACGTAGTCCGGAGCCGGCTGGTGGATGCCGCGGCGGGCTTCCGTCGGGATCGGGCCGAGTTCGTCAACCGGCTCGCCGATGACGTTGATGATGCGGCCGAGCGTTTCGTCACCGACCGGAACGGAGATCGGAGCGCCGGTGTTGACGACCTTCTGGCCGCGGACGAGACCTTCGGTCGAGTCCATGGCGATGGTGCGGACCTGGTTTTCACCAAGGTGCTGCGCCACTTCCAGAACGAGGCGGTTGCCGTTGTTGTCGGTTTCCAGCGCGTTCAGGATCGCCGGCAGGTCGCCGGAGAAGGCAACGTCGACGACGGCGCCGATAACCTGGGTCACGCGGCCGACGGACTCGGTCACGCTGCTCGAGGTGGTATTCAGGGTCGCTGCTCTAGCCATGTGTTCTTACCCTTCTTCTCTGGGCCTTCAGAGCGCTTCCGCGCCCGAAATGATTTCGATGAGTTCCTTCGTGATCTGCGCCTGACGCTGGCGGTTGTAGGACAGCGTCAGCTTGTTGATCATCTCGCCGGCATTGCGCGTTGCGCTGTCCATTGCGGACATCTGCGCGCCGTAGAAGGAAGCGTTGTTTTCAAGAAGCGCACGGAAGATCTGCACCGCGATGTTGCGCGGCAGAAGGTCTTCCAGAATTTCCTGTTCGCTGGGCTCGTACTCGTAAAGCGCAGCCGCCGAAGACGGCTGGGCTTCCTGGTCGAACTTGGCCGGAATGATCTGCTGGGCTGTCGCAACCTGCGAGATCACCGACTGGAAGCGCGCGAAAAACAGCGTCGCAACGTCGAATTCGCCGGCGTT contains:
- a CDS encoding mandelate racemase/muconate lactonizing enzyme family protein; the protein is MKLASLTTHVVAVPPPHIGGMYWIFVELETACGIRGLGEIYATAFDPNALVPLIEDVFERYLEGHDPHRIERFWRAAYSSGFTQRPDPTMMGIVSGLEIACWDIIGKAAGRPVADLLGGTVHERLRAYTYLYPKNASGDYDYNDPDLAAEEAVRMVELGFTAVKFDPAGPYTQYSGHHLSLGVMERCETFCRKIRDAIGARADILFGTHGQMVPASAIRLAKRLEKYDPLWFEEPVPPGQEAAMATVARATSIPVSTGERLTTKYEFQRVLQEGAASILQMNVARVGGLLEAKKIAGMAECFYAEIAPHLYNGPVGAAASIQLAAATPNFLIHEAIMDFSGFHAAVLKTKLVVEDGYLIPSREPGIGVELNHDVVAAHTPYTGKRLHLQMAPDHADVKRFSPAKG
- a CDS encoding GMC family oxidoreductase, translated to MEVDFIVVGAGSAGCILASRLSESGRYSVLLLEAGSKGNSVWLKIPVGYAKSYYNPAVNWMHWSAPQPELNDRRLYVPRGKVVGGSGAINAMVYVRGDRADFDDWRAAGNPGWGFDDVLPTFRRLETHAHGDTEWHGGKGPIHITPMRDGIHPISRAFLRAGAELGFQQNLDFNGETLEGVGVYDINTRNGFRSHSGVEYLTPALKRQNLTLETGALAERLLFDETGRVTGVEVSQHGRLRQLHARREVILSAGAVQSPLLLQRSGLADGALLQEHGLAVKRHLPAVGKNLQDHLCASVYYRARRPTLNGLFGSLTGKAWCGLQYLATRKGPFAMSVNQAGGFLTGRPEAERANLQIYFNPLSYRIPSDPRVGLLPEPYPGFLMAFSACRPASRGEIRLTSPGATAEPLIQPNYLTADRDIAEVLEGMRLIRRLAGATALSDWVTEEVSPSPAVADDAGLLDYFRDNCGSIYHLCGTCAMGPDAVSAVVDHRLRVHGVPDLRIADASIFPNITAGNINAPTMMVAEKAADLILQDAKA
- a CDS encoding F0F1 ATP synthase subunit epsilon — encoded protein: MADSFDFELVSPERLLLSEKVTEVVIPATLGEMTVMAKHAPTMTTIKPGVVTVKLASGGTKKYVVFGGFADILPTGCTLLAESAVPQDEANRDLLQQRIDALRQDISDAPTDEHRTKLEHMLADLTHLNHAVLPA
- the atpD gene encoding F0F1 ATP synthase subunit beta: MARAATLNTTSSSVTESVGRVTQVIGAVVDVAFSGDLPAILNALETDNNGNRLVLEVAQHLGENQVRTIAMDSTEGLVRGQKVVNTGAPISVPVGDETLGRIINVIGEPVDELGPIPTEARRGIHQPAPDYVEQSTEAEILVTGIKVVDLLAPYAKGGKIGLFGGAGVGKTVLIMELINNVAKAHGGYSVFAGVGERTREGNDLYHEMIESKVNVDPHENNGSAAGSKCALVYGQMNEPPGARARVALTGLTIAEDFRDKGQDVLFFVDNIFRFTQAGSEVSALLGRIPSAVGYQPTLATDMGALQERITTTHKGSITSVQAIYVPADDLTDPAPATSFAHLDATTVLSRSIAEKGIYPAVDPLDSTSRMLDPMIIGEEHYEVARKVQSTLQRYKSLQDIIAILGMDELSEEDKQTVARARKIERFLSQPFHVAEIFTGSPGKLVSLEDTIKGFKGLVNGDYDHLPEAAFYMVGSIEEAIEKAKKLAAA